The proteins below are encoded in one region of Puntigrus tetrazona isolate hp1 chromosome 5, ASM1883169v1, whole genome shotgun sequence:
- the znf618 gene encoding zinc finger protein 618 isoform X2: MEPTRRSSYDASFKLKAIDVAIQKGNRAAAQKLSVNESMVRRWRRQREELMQCPKSRQAFRGHKSRWPELENVLEDWVNTQRAGGRGVSTVQIRLQAKTIAREMEIKDFEAGPSWCFRFMKRKNLSIRTRTTLCEQIPPDCQEKIKNFHKFVQTKTQEHSIGPDEIINMDEFPSLLPSRPGVMSCQEVPNPSQEPKDTAVVPTEAGATQAVPTTSPKLPSVNVKTEVSSPVESVASNGKASDGNIPAEICVVLGSSRNSQTQGSYICGVCGKKYKYYNCFQTHVRAHTETEAAASGEGASLGINSSFRYTCDVCGKKYKYYSCFQEHRDLHAVDDPYDHVIPVEDLKEETESYQKMGPKTGSYTCEYCGKQYKYFNPYQEHVALHAPMKGNYGLKMEGKMSSQSGQSSRADINNSQNSSDTPNSRTYSSRPSPQTDNENHVKDESPKPCQAPVGTQEQMWKSPQPAQQRNHIPSFQNRLLPEKERQQVAERLLRVMCVDLGLLGVLSSKDFLKLAQTLVDTGSRNGAYSIREALGDMSSLALKQLPRMYNQVKVKVTCALGSNSSLGIAVTCHSQTIGPDSCYLLTAYQVEGVRLRRYVLGLKEASLRESPEQIHHWVQNVLSEFVMSEIRTVYVTEPRLSSVAFCGRTGIGLRCAGCSLTATVQAVLGRRSLQARGLHELGELLATCRDIAATTSFSQEGKAAEEPAAPPCWDAVAEALLKVHENFEATCEAYGRSKSTVPLLQGLNKHLLGTLACLLAPLRQAAQELSVERCPTLQHVLPVYLRLEKLFTSKAGEAGAGSKLCHYFLEALKENFKVERVHQVAMILDPQLKLRPVPAYQHEDIISRVCDMAANMRESGSGGSGGMSVDERDNEGPSAPKRGRLDCGLERPSCDAEEPQVRKELFQYLGEPLFNGTGDLLQYWSSVMDRYPRLSRLALWLLAVPAVAVHGECVSICEQTLAMKRKQQVTAEEMNKLVFLKSNFA, translated from the exons atggaacccacacgaagaagttcgtatgatgcaagttttaagttgaaggccaTCGATGTCGCTATACAAAAAGGAAACCGCGCTGCTGCTCAGAAGCTTAGCGTCAATGAGTCTATGGtgagacgctggaggaggcagcgggAAGAGCTCATGCAATGCCCAAAGTCGAGGCAAGCTTTCAGGGGACATAAAAGCAGGTGGCCAGAACTTGAAAATGTCCTGGAGGACTGGGTGAACACGCAGAGAGCAGGTGGCCGTGGTGTATCCACTGTACAGATCCGACTTCAAGCCAAAACCATTGCCCGCGAAATGGAAATTAAAGATTTCGAAGCGGGGCCGTCATGGTGTTTCAGGTTTATGAAGCGTAAAAACCTGTCCATCAGGACACGGACCACTCTCTGTGAGCAAATCCCTCCGGACTGtcaggaaaaaattaaaaacttccACAAATTCgttcaaacaaagacacaagAACACTCTATCGGACCAGATGAGATCATAAATATGGATGAG TTTCCTTCACTCTTGCCGAGCAGACCTGGAGTCATGAGCTGTCAGGAGGTGCCGAACCCCAGCCAGGAGCCGAAGGACACTGCTGTGGTCCCCACAGAGGCCGGGGCCACACAGGCAGTACCGACAACGTCCCCAAAGCTTCCCTCAGTGAATGTAAAGACAGAGGTGTCATCTCCCGTCGAGTCTGTGGCTAGTAATGGCAAAGCGAGTGACGGAAACATCCCCGCTGAGATCTGTGTGGTTTTGGGAAGCTCTCGTAATTCTCAAACACAAG GCTCTTACATTTGTGGGGTATGTGGCAAAAAGTACAAGTACTACAACTGCTTTCAGACGCACGTCCGAGCTCACACAG AGACTGAAGCTGCTGCTTCTGGAGAGGGAGCATCTCTGGGAATCAATA GTTCTTTCCGCTATACATGTGATGTATGTGGGAAAAAATACAAGTACTACAGCTGTTTTCAGGAGCATCGAGACCTGCATGCAGTTGATG ATCCGTATGATCATGTGATACCAGTAGAAGACCTTAAAGAGGAGACCGAATCCTACCAGAAAATGGGACCAA AAACGGGAAGTTACACATGCGAGTATTGTGgaaaacagtacaaatacttCAACCCCTATCAGGAACATGTGGCTCTTCACGCTCCAATGA AGGGAAATTATGGCCTTAAAATGGAAGGGAAAATGTCTAGCCAGTCAGGCCAATCCAGTCGTGCCGACATCAACAATTCCCAGAATTCAAGTG ATACTCCAAACAGCCGAACATATTCTTCCCGTCCCAGCCCTCAGa CTGATAATGAGAACCATGTTAAAGATGAGTCTCCGAAGCCTTGCCAAGCGCCTGTGGGCACACAGGAGCAGATGTGGAAATCTCCTCAGCCGGCACAACAGAGGAACCACATACCGTCTTTTC AGAACAGATTACTTCCAGAAAAGGAAAGACAACAAGTGGCTGAACGTTTACTGAGAGTAATGTGTGTAGACCTTGGCCTTCTTGGCGTCCTCAGCAGCAAAGACTTCCTAAAGCTTGCTCAGACCTTGGTGGACACGGGTTCACGTAATGGGGCCTATTCCATCCGTGAAGCCCTGGGAGATATGAGCTCGCTGGCATTAAAACAGCTCCCCCGTATGTACAATCAGGTCAAAGTGAAAGTCACCTGCGCCCTGGGTTCCAACTCATCGTTGGGCATTGCAGTGACCTGCCATTCCCAAACTATAGGACCAGACTCGTGCTATTTGCTGACAGCTTATCAAGTGGAGGGTGTGCGACTCCGGCGCTACGTGCTGGGCCTCAAGGAGGCCTCGCTAAGGGAGAGTCCTGAGCAGATACACCACTGGGTCCAGAACGTTCTGTCAGAATTTGTAATGTCGGAAATCCGCACAGTCTACGTGACAGAGCCGCGTTTGTCTTCGGTAGCCTTTTGCGGTCGCACCGGAATTGGCCTTCGTTGCGCAGGTTGCTCTCTAACAGCCACGGTTCAGGCCGTTCTCGGTCGCCGCAGCCTGCAAGCACGAGGGCTTCATGAACTAGGAGAGCTTCTGGCTACATGTCGCGACATTGCTGCAACGACCAGCTTCAGTCAAGAAGGGAAAGCTGCAGAAGAGCCTGCCGCTCCTCCCTGCTGGGATGCAGTTGCAGAGGCCTTGCTCAAGGTGCACGAGAACTTTGAGGCCACCTGTGAAGCGTACGGCCGCTCGAAGAGCACTGTGCCACTCTTGCAAGGCCTGAACAAGCACCTGCTTGGCACGCTTGCATGTCTGCTTGCACCGCTAAGGCAGGCAGCTCAGGAGCTGAGTGTGGAGCGCTGTCCCACGCTCCAACACGTCCTTCCCGTCTACCTCCGTCTCGAAAAACTTTTCACCTCCAAAGCCGGTGAAGCGGGTGCTGGCAGTAAACTCTGCCACTACTTCTTGGAAGCCCTGAAGGAGAACTTCAAAGTGGAGCGTGTCCATCAAGTTGCAATGATCTTGGATCCGCAGCTTAAGCTGCGGCCAGTACCTGCATACCAGCATGAGGACATTATCTCAAGGGTGTGTGACATGGCTGCTAATATGAGGGAATCAGGAAGCGGTGGTTCTGGGGGCATGTCTGTTGACGAGCGGGATAACGAAGGGCCGTCAGCACCAAAGCGTGGCCGGCTGGACTGTGGGTTGGAGAGGCCATCGTGCGATGCTGAAGAGCCACAGGTACGAAAAGAGTTGTTCCAGTACCTCGGTGAACCACTCTTCAATGGCACCGGTGACCTGTTGCAGTACTGGAGCTCGGTCATGGACAGATACCCCAGGCTGTCGCGGTTAGCTCTGTGGCTGCTAGCTGTACCGGCTGTAGCTGTGCATGGAGAGTGCGTTAGCATTTGCGAGCAGACCTTAGCCATGAAGAGAAAGCAGCAGGTCACTGCAGAGGAGATGAACAAGCTGGTCTTCCTCAAGAGTAATTTTGCTTGA
- the znf618 gene encoding zinc finger protein 618 isoform X1, whose translation MEPTRRSSYDASFKLKAIDVAIQKGNRAAAQKLSVNESMVRRWRRQREELMQCPKSRQAFRGHKSRWPELENVLEDWVNTQRAGGRGVSTVQIRLQAKTIAREMEIKDFEAGPSWCFRFMKRKNLSIRTRTTLCEQIPPDCQEKIKNFHKFVQTKTQEHSIGPDEIINMDEFPSLLPSRPGVMSCQEVPNPSQEPKDTAVVPTEAGATQAVPTTSPKLPSVNVKTEVSSPVESVASNGKASDGNIPAEICVVLGSSRNSQTQGSYICGVCGKKYKYYNCFQTHVRAHTETEAAASGEGASLGINSSFRYTCDVCGKKYKYYSCFQEHRDLHAVDDPYDHVIPVEDLKEETESYQKMGPKTGSYTCEYCGKQYKYFNPYQEHVALHAPMKGNYGLKMEGKMSSQSGQSSRADINNSQNSSDTPNSRTYSSRPSPQKTYTCGACGIQFQFYNNLLEHMQSHAADNENHVKDESPKPCQAPVGTQEQMWKSPQPAQQRNHIPSFQNRLLPEKERQQVAERLLRVMCVDLGLLGVLSSKDFLKLAQTLVDTGSRNGAYSIREALGDMSSLALKQLPRMYNQVKVKVTCALGSNSSLGIAVTCHSQTIGPDSCYLLTAYQVEGVRLRRYVLGLKEASLRESPEQIHHWVQNVLSEFVMSEIRTVYVTEPRLSSVAFCGRTGIGLRCAGCSLTATVQAVLGRRSLQARGLHELGELLATCRDIAATTSFSQEGKAAEEPAAPPCWDAVAEALLKVHENFEATCEAYGRSKSTVPLLQGLNKHLLGTLACLLAPLRQAAQELSVERCPTLQHVLPVYLRLEKLFTSKAGEAGAGSKLCHYFLEALKENFKVERVHQVAMILDPQLKLRPVPAYQHEDIISRVCDMAANMRESGSGGSGGMSVDERDNEGPSAPKRGRLDCGLERPSCDAEEPQVRKELFQYLGEPLFNGTGDLLQYWSSVMDRYPRLSRLALWLLAVPAVAVHGECVSICEQTLAMKRKQQVTAEEMNKLVFLKSNFA comes from the exons atggaacccacacgaagaagttcgtatgatgcaagttttaagttgaaggccaTCGATGTCGCTATACAAAAAGGAAACCGCGCTGCTGCTCAGAAGCTTAGCGTCAATGAGTCTATGGtgagacgctggaggaggcagcgggAAGAGCTCATGCAATGCCCAAAGTCGAGGCAAGCTTTCAGGGGACATAAAAGCAGGTGGCCAGAACTTGAAAATGTCCTGGAGGACTGGGTGAACACGCAGAGAGCAGGTGGCCGTGGTGTATCCACTGTACAGATCCGACTTCAAGCCAAAACCATTGCCCGCGAAATGGAAATTAAAGATTTCGAAGCGGGGCCGTCATGGTGTTTCAGGTTTATGAAGCGTAAAAACCTGTCCATCAGGACACGGACCACTCTCTGTGAGCAAATCCCTCCGGACTGtcaggaaaaaattaaaaacttccACAAATTCgttcaaacaaagacacaagAACACTCTATCGGACCAGATGAGATCATAAATATGGATGAG TTTCCTTCACTCTTGCCGAGCAGACCTGGAGTCATGAGCTGTCAGGAGGTGCCGAACCCCAGCCAGGAGCCGAAGGACACTGCTGTGGTCCCCACAGAGGCCGGGGCCACACAGGCAGTACCGACAACGTCCCCAAAGCTTCCCTCAGTGAATGTAAAGACAGAGGTGTCATCTCCCGTCGAGTCTGTGGCTAGTAATGGCAAAGCGAGTGACGGAAACATCCCCGCTGAGATCTGTGTGGTTTTGGGAAGCTCTCGTAATTCTCAAACACAAG GCTCTTACATTTGTGGGGTATGTGGCAAAAAGTACAAGTACTACAACTGCTTTCAGACGCACGTCCGAGCTCACACAG AGACTGAAGCTGCTGCTTCTGGAGAGGGAGCATCTCTGGGAATCAATA GTTCTTTCCGCTATACATGTGATGTATGTGGGAAAAAATACAAGTACTACAGCTGTTTTCAGGAGCATCGAGACCTGCATGCAGTTGATG ATCCGTATGATCATGTGATACCAGTAGAAGACCTTAAAGAGGAGACCGAATCCTACCAGAAAATGGGACCAA AAACGGGAAGTTACACATGCGAGTATTGTGgaaaacagtacaaatacttCAACCCCTATCAGGAACATGTGGCTCTTCACGCTCCAATGA AGGGAAATTATGGCCTTAAAATGGAAGGGAAAATGTCTAGCCAGTCAGGCCAATCCAGTCGTGCCGACATCAACAATTCCCAGAATTCAAGTG ATACTCCAAACAGCCGAACATATTCTTCCCGTCCCAGCCCTCAGa AAACCTACACGTGTGGAGCCTGTGGAATTCAGTTCCAGTTCTACAACAACCTCCTGGAGCACATGCAGTCCCATGCTG CTGATAATGAGAACCATGTTAAAGATGAGTCTCCGAAGCCTTGCCAAGCGCCTGTGGGCACACAGGAGCAGATGTGGAAATCTCCTCAGCCGGCACAACAGAGGAACCACATACCGTCTTTTC AGAACAGATTACTTCCAGAAAAGGAAAGACAACAAGTGGCTGAACGTTTACTGAGAGTAATGTGTGTAGACCTTGGCCTTCTTGGCGTCCTCAGCAGCAAAGACTTCCTAAAGCTTGCTCAGACCTTGGTGGACACGGGTTCACGTAATGGGGCCTATTCCATCCGTGAAGCCCTGGGAGATATGAGCTCGCTGGCATTAAAACAGCTCCCCCGTATGTACAATCAGGTCAAAGTGAAAGTCACCTGCGCCCTGGGTTCCAACTCATCGTTGGGCATTGCAGTGACCTGCCATTCCCAAACTATAGGACCAGACTCGTGCTATTTGCTGACAGCTTATCAAGTGGAGGGTGTGCGACTCCGGCGCTACGTGCTGGGCCTCAAGGAGGCCTCGCTAAGGGAGAGTCCTGAGCAGATACACCACTGGGTCCAGAACGTTCTGTCAGAATTTGTAATGTCGGAAATCCGCACAGTCTACGTGACAGAGCCGCGTTTGTCTTCGGTAGCCTTTTGCGGTCGCACCGGAATTGGCCTTCGTTGCGCAGGTTGCTCTCTAACAGCCACGGTTCAGGCCGTTCTCGGTCGCCGCAGCCTGCAAGCACGAGGGCTTCATGAACTAGGAGAGCTTCTGGCTACATGTCGCGACATTGCTGCAACGACCAGCTTCAGTCAAGAAGGGAAAGCTGCAGAAGAGCCTGCCGCTCCTCCCTGCTGGGATGCAGTTGCAGAGGCCTTGCTCAAGGTGCACGAGAACTTTGAGGCCACCTGTGAAGCGTACGGCCGCTCGAAGAGCACTGTGCCACTCTTGCAAGGCCTGAACAAGCACCTGCTTGGCACGCTTGCATGTCTGCTTGCACCGCTAAGGCAGGCAGCTCAGGAGCTGAGTGTGGAGCGCTGTCCCACGCTCCAACACGTCCTTCCCGTCTACCTCCGTCTCGAAAAACTTTTCACCTCCAAAGCCGGTGAAGCGGGTGCTGGCAGTAAACTCTGCCACTACTTCTTGGAAGCCCTGAAGGAGAACTTCAAAGTGGAGCGTGTCCATCAAGTTGCAATGATCTTGGATCCGCAGCTTAAGCTGCGGCCAGTACCTGCATACCAGCATGAGGACATTATCTCAAGGGTGTGTGACATGGCTGCTAATATGAGGGAATCAGGAAGCGGTGGTTCTGGGGGCATGTCTGTTGACGAGCGGGATAACGAAGGGCCGTCAGCACCAAAGCGTGGCCGGCTGGACTGTGGGTTGGAGAGGCCATCGTGCGATGCTGAAGAGCCACAGGTACGAAAAGAGTTGTTCCAGTACCTCGGTGAACCACTCTTCAATGGCACCGGTGACCTGTTGCAGTACTGGAGCTCGGTCATGGACAGATACCCCAGGCTGTCGCGGTTAGCTCTGTGGCTGCTAGCTGTACCGGCTGTAGCTGTGCATGGAGAGTGCGTTAGCATTTGCGAGCAGACCTTAGCCATGAAGAGAAAGCAGCAGGTCACTGCAGAGGAGATGAACAAGCTGGTCTTCCTCAAGAGTAATTTTGCTTGA
- the znf618 gene encoding zinc finger protein 618 isoform X3: protein MSCQEVPNPSQEPKDTAVVPTEAGATQAVPTTSPKLPSVNVKTEVSSPVESVASNGKASDGNIPAEICVVLGSSRNSQTQGSYICGVCGKKYKYYNCFQTHVRAHTETEAAASGEGASLGINSSFRYTCDVCGKKYKYYSCFQEHRDLHAVDDPYDHVIPVEDLKEETESYQKMGPKTGSYTCEYCGKQYKYFNPYQEHVALHAPMKGNYGLKMEGKMSSQSGQSSRADINNSQNSSDTPNSRTYSSRPSPQKTYTCGACGIQFQFYNNLLEHMQSHAADNENHVKDESPKPCQAPVGTQEQMWKSPQPAQQRNHIPSFQNRLLPEKERQQVAERLLRVMCVDLGLLGVLSSKDFLKLAQTLVDTGSRNGAYSIREALGDMSSLALKQLPRMYNQVKVKVTCALGSNSSLGIAVTCHSQTIGPDSCYLLTAYQVEGVRLRRYVLGLKEASLRESPEQIHHWVQNVLSEFVMSEIRTVYVTEPRLSSVAFCGRTGIGLRCAGCSLTATVQAVLGRRSLQARGLHELGELLATCRDIAATTSFSQEGKAAEEPAAPPCWDAVAEALLKVHENFEATCEAYGRSKSTVPLLQGLNKHLLGTLACLLAPLRQAAQELSVERCPTLQHVLPVYLRLEKLFTSKAGEAGAGSKLCHYFLEALKENFKVERVHQVAMILDPQLKLRPVPAYQHEDIISRVCDMAANMRESGSGGSGGMSVDERDNEGPSAPKRGRLDCGLERPSCDAEEPQVRKELFQYLGEPLFNGTGDLLQYWSSVMDRYPRLSRLALWLLAVPAVAVHGECVSICEQTLAMKRKQQVTAEEMNKLVFLKSNFA, encoded by the exons ATGAGCTGTCAGGAGGTGCCGAACCCCAGCCAGGAGCCGAAGGACACTGCTGTGGTCCCCACAGAGGCCGGGGCCACACAGGCAGTACCGACAACGTCCCCAAAGCTTCCCTCAGTGAATGTAAAGACAGAGGTGTCATCTCCCGTCGAGTCTGTGGCTAGTAATGGCAAAGCGAGTGACGGAAACATCCCCGCTGAGATCTGTGTGGTTTTGGGAAGCTCTCGTAATTCTCAAACACAAG GCTCTTACATTTGTGGGGTATGTGGCAAAAAGTACAAGTACTACAACTGCTTTCAGACGCACGTCCGAGCTCACACAG AGACTGAAGCTGCTGCTTCTGGAGAGGGAGCATCTCTGGGAATCAATA GTTCTTTCCGCTATACATGTGATGTATGTGGGAAAAAATACAAGTACTACAGCTGTTTTCAGGAGCATCGAGACCTGCATGCAGTTGATG ATCCGTATGATCATGTGATACCAGTAGAAGACCTTAAAGAGGAGACCGAATCCTACCAGAAAATGGGACCAA AAACGGGAAGTTACACATGCGAGTATTGTGgaaaacagtacaaatacttCAACCCCTATCAGGAACATGTGGCTCTTCACGCTCCAATGA AGGGAAATTATGGCCTTAAAATGGAAGGGAAAATGTCTAGCCAGTCAGGCCAATCCAGTCGTGCCGACATCAACAATTCCCAGAATTCAAGTG ATACTCCAAACAGCCGAACATATTCTTCCCGTCCCAGCCCTCAGa AAACCTACACGTGTGGAGCCTGTGGAATTCAGTTCCAGTTCTACAACAACCTCCTGGAGCACATGCAGTCCCATGCTG CTGATAATGAGAACCATGTTAAAGATGAGTCTCCGAAGCCTTGCCAAGCGCCTGTGGGCACACAGGAGCAGATGTGGAAATCTCCTCAGCCGGCACAACAGAGGAACCACATACCGTCTTTTC AGAACAGATTACTTCCAGAAAAGGAAAGACAACAAGTGGCTGAACGTTTACTGAGAGTAATGTGTGTAGACCTTGGCCTTCTTGGCGTCCTCAGCAGCAAAGACTTCCTAAAGCTTGCTCAGACCTTGGTGGACACGGGTTCACGTAATGGGGCCTATTCCATCCGTGAAGCCCTGGGAGATATGAGCTCGCTGGCATTAAAACAGCTCCCCCGTATGTACAATCAGGTCAAAGTGAAAGTCACCTGCGCCCTGGGTTCCAACTCATCGTTGGGCATTGCAGTGACCTGCCATTCCCAAACTATAGGACCAGACTCGTGCTATTTGCTGACAGCTTATCAAGTGGAGGGTGTGCGACTCCGGCGCTACGTGCTGGGCCTCAAGGAGGCCTCGCTAAGGGAGAGTCCTGAGCAGATACACCACTGGGTCCAGAACGTTCTGTCAGAATTTGTAATGTCGGAAATCCGCACAGTCTACGTGACAGAGCCGCGTTTGTCTTCGGTAGCCTTTTGCGGTCGCACCGGAATTGGCCTTCGTTGCGCAGGTTGCTCTCTAACAGCCACGGTTCAGGCCGTTCTCGGTCGCCGCAGCCTGCAAGCACGAGGGCTTCATGAACTAGGAGAGCTTCTGGCTACATGTCGCGACATTGCTGCAACGACCAGCTTCAGTCAAGAAGGGAAAGCTGCAGAAGAGCCTGCCGCTCCTCCCTGCTGGGATGCAGTTGCAGAGGCCTTGCTCAAGGTGCACGAGAACTTTGAGGCCACCTGTGAAGCGTACGGCCGCTCGAAGAGCACTGTGCCACTCTTGCAAGGCCTGAACAAGCACCTGCTTGGCACGCTTGCATGTCTGCTTGCACCGCTAAGGCAGGCAGCTCAGGAGCTGAGTGTGGAGCGCTGTCCCACGCTCCAACACGTCCTTCCCGTCTACCTCCGTCTCGAAAAACTTTTCACCTCCAAAGCCGGTGAAGCGGGTGCTGGCAGTAAACTCTGCCACTACTTCTTGGAAGCCCTGAAGGAGAACTTCAAAGTGGAGCGTGTCCATCAAGTTGCAATGATCTTGGATCCGCAGCTTAAGCTGCGGCCAGTACCTGCATACCAGCATGAGGACATTATCTCAAGGGTGTGTGACATGGCTGCTAATATGAGGGAATCAGGAAGCGGTGGTTCTGGGGGCATGTCTGTTGACGAGCGGGATAACGAAGGGCCGTCAGCACCAAAGCGTGGCCGGCTGGACTGTGGGTTGGAGAGGCCATCGTGCGATGCTGAAGAGCCACAGGTACGAAAAGAGTTGTTCCAGTACCTCGGTGAACCACTCTTCAATGGCACCGGTGACCTGTTGCAGTACTGGAGCTCGGTCATGGACAGATACCCCAGGCTGTCGCGGTTAGCTCTGTGGCTGCTAGCTGTACCGGCTGTAGCTGTGCATGGAGAGTGCGTTAGCATTTGCGAGCAGACCTTAGCCATGAAGAGAAAGCAGCAGGTCACTGCAGAGGAGATGAACAAGCTGGTCTTCCTCAAGAGTAATTTTGCTTGA